atagcaaggtgtccatgtccatcctaaacttcctaactatccccctctcccttccccctgccAACCATGAGTTCAGTTCTCTAAGTCTGCAAGTCTCTCTCTGTTTGTAAGTAAGTTCAACTGTATCATttctttatagattccacatacaagggatgtcatcctgtatttctccttctctgacttaatcactcagtatgacaatctctaggtccatgcatgttgctgcgAATTGCTGCCACCATTCTTGACCTATAACCACTAAAAATTTGTTCAATGTTACTCacaaattaattctaaaaatgtGTTACATTCACATTACTGAATTTATTGGAAGTACAAAGATTAAAAAGGAGCCACTGACTCTTATTTCTCTGGttcatttcagtattttccatttctaaatCCTTACTTCTCAATACATTATACTAAATGCTTTTCTGTATGATTTTTCAACTATTCCCTGAGTTAGTTCTATTTACCTTCCTACTAGACTTTAAGCTTAAGGATTTCATGGTCTtacatccatttttcttttctcctttacagAGCAGGTACTCATTAAGACACTTgtaaaccattttttttaaaaacacagtaggCTATTCTTTTTACTAATGGAAAGAATGAATGATCCTTTTTATCATGGATTTTAGTATCCCAGTTGGAAAGAACTATGAATAATTACAGTTCTTCCTCAGAGTTATTCTTAAGACAGggacagaatgaaaaaaataaattcaacacGTGTAATTTTTATCTTATGCATTCTACTGAATTTTGCATCCGAAGACACAATGTaatttgagaaaaggaaaaaacaaagtcatacataaatatgtacctatagcagtttccttttttaaatgatATCCATACTGTTCCTTACTGTCTGATCCTGGTGTCAAAAGCAACTATTTTACTAATTTCTGAAACATTTTGCCTTTGATTACTAGTCCTCCTAAGTTTCTGCAGTCCTTTCGGTAACCTAGAACTATTGCTAAATGTTTCAGGTCTGCATACTGCTAATCACACAAGGTAAACTTTaattctatatttctatctttgaatGACTTACATAATTTCTATAGGTCTCTACTCACTAAACCAAATAGATTAAATGCTTCATACTTCTTAAAATCTCAACTGACATTATAAAATGGCAGATTTTAATCTTGGAAGAGATCTAAATTATAATCCTTAATTTTACAAAGGTGGAAACAGAGGTCAAAAGTCCTCGTCACATGTTCACCTATTTTGAAACCCGCACATACCTTCTTCACCAGAGTGAATATAGAGAATTGCAATTACTTCACATGGGAGTATGAAATTTGCAGAAACAGCATTACAAACACAATAGACATGAGCTAGATCAATGGGAAAATTACTGAATACAGTGAATCAAAGGAGTACCTTATACAtaattaatgttaaaataaaacctattcaaaataaattaattaagcaTAGATTTTACTCACCTCCCTTATGACTTGCTGTAACTCATCTTGCTCCACATTTTTATGCACTTCCTCAGCAGCTGGCAATAATGAGACTTTTCCCTGTTCTTCCTCCACTTCAGATTTAGGTCCTACAGCTTCTGAGGTTTCTTCAGTTGCTCCAGCTTCCTCAGAACTTTCCACATCTGGAGGTGTCTGCACAGAGCCTGTTCTAGAAGGAGCAGTTGGTGTTAGGGCCACCGATGCTCGGAATAATTTCTTGCTTGGTACCAGATGGGTTTTGGGTTTGCCCACTGAGTCAATAGGAGGTACTCCAGTTCTTCTACTGGCATGAGAGGGACCAGAACATACAGACGATGACTCTGATGTTGCTTGGGAAAAAACAGATTCTGAGCTTTCTCCAGGAGGAATTTCAAATCCCATTTCTCCATGGCCCAGGCCCAATTCAGACTTTAGGTATGACTGTTCCCGCATCAGTTCAGTGACCTAGAGATCAGAAAAACTGTAATTCTTCTCTCTTTAAATTAATATTCGTAGTTAAAAGAAGATTAATATCCTCAATGCTGCCCCAAATCATTTAACTTGTAGAGACATGATTCGAATGCACTCATTTAGTTACTACTCAATTTCATTTgcaaaaacagcaagaaaaattaaaattcgcAGTGAGATCAAGCCATAAAATATTTAACTAGGCTATAGCTGGATGAAATTTTACTTGGTTCCACATGGGTGTCCAAATTACTTACAAAGAAAAGTAACCAGTAAAAAAAACTCATAATGCCCTCAAATGaactaattcatttaaaatacaataaaaatcaaTCTTTGTTCAAAATGTAGTCATCTTAAAGATCCAATTACCTAAAGAACCTGGAATCAGACTGTGAAAGCACATTTCCTgaaatataaattactttttatgATGCATTATTTCCTTTAGGCCATGAAGATAAATCATTATTGCAATTAACTGGCTTTCTAGTGGCCAAAGATGGCAACAGACTTCAAGAAGTGCCAGACTCACTTCTAATCAAATTAACTAACTTATCAaattctgtatttaaatttttttttcatctacatTAGGAAAACTGTGTGTTTATCAAATATGAtatcattcccttccccagtgatTTAAAAGGAAAGAGGCTTACTGGTTCCATTACATTcaatggagaagggcatgacaagtTATCTGCGCTTCTACTGCCACACATTccctgaaaaagcaaaacaatatatatatatatatatgatatatgtgtgtgttttttcaaATTGCAAGTGCTTTATAATAAAATGAGCTAATTATTTTTACTCTAAAGCAGTCCTTTATGTCACAAAAGTCAGCCTCAGCTGTCAAAGGATCCTATAAAATGTGTTACTGTGACTGAAGGTTGCATAGAAGATGTTCTGATTCTCTGATCTCACCAATGCACATTTCTCAGAATAATAGATCAAAACTGTTGATGAGATCAAATAGATCAAAACTGCCGATGAGATATTCATTGACAAGATATGCATAGTCTGTgatatcatatacatatacacacacacacacattcttactCTACTTgctatgtgtgcatatatacgtgtgtgttcaTGCAATTGTTTTTAACAAAATCAGTTATGTTCAATTAACAAAGAGAAGAATTCACTGTTTCAACATTTCAAAACAATATATTCTACAACTGAAAGATTTTGGCAAAAATAAGAATACAATTGTTGAAGTTCAGATTGCATGAAAAGGAACATTAGGAGTAAGAATAGTGGtacaaaatagagagagagagtgtttgtctctatttttgtttgtatACAGGTTTTTCTGCTTTTACAAAGATCTTATTTGATTCCTCAAAAAACATACAGAATGGAAAAGatccaaaataaaggaaaaatgtaaaGGGAACAGTATTTTTTCAAAGGCAAGAAAGGGTGGGGGAAAAGGTTACAtgaaatacatatgtgtgtgttcttCAGTTATACACAATGAGTAACATCTAAATTAGTCATATGCTAACCtactatcatttttcctttaaaatcctTAAATTTTTGCATTGCTCTTTATTCTCTATtattaaattatgatttttcaatatatttatatatatataaatatgctaaATATTTAAGAAGTTAACCACAACTTACACATTCCATTGATTTGTCAGAAAGACTCATTAAACACGGCATGTCTCTaatgccatttttaaaatatgttgtttttaaattaaggcatTTGTCCTAAATTGTGTGGAACGCTATTAACAAGTTCTGAGTGAAAAAACCGTGACAACCCGAGGAAGCATACCATGAGTGCGGAGGGGCGGAAGGCTGACGGCAAGTGCACAGGGCGGAGCtgctcctccagccccagcaggCGCTCCTCCAGCTGCAGCTCCAGGTCCTGGAGTTCCATTCGGACTGAATTTCTCAAACTCTGCAGCTGATCAACTTCATACCTATTAGTAGGAAACTCAGTGTCACAACTCTCACAAGCTTTTGGAAGTTACTGAAACTCCAAGTTCTATAGATTAGCACAACAGCGTCTGCAATGAGTATAACCATTATAACTGCTTTTTCTTCCTCTAGCTTCCATCACAAATATTCCAGACAATAAGAAACAGATTCCAACCACTGTCTTCCTCAGTTCAGCGAAGACAGAGAAGTTTACTTAGCAAAACATTGTGCCCAATTTTATTTACAATGGTTCACAGACTAGATAAAGGGTACACAGCAGTGTAAATAAAAGTCagcttccaagaaaaaaaaaagttaaaatgctttttagaatgaaaaatattttaagtcaacgTTAAGACATATGAACTGTTACCTTTCCTCCTCAGTCATATGATGATAAACCATGGTTTGCTGACGCAGCATTGCCAATTCTAAATCCATCATTTGCGTTCTAAACAAATTCAGACTCCGCCTCATTACTTGGAGCTCCTGGAAAGTATTCTAAAATGCAATATAAGAGCATTAACTTCTAAATCACACAAATTATTCTGTAACACAAGGATTTAAGTAACTACTTACTTCATAAAGAGGTAGAACAGATGATTTCTGAGTACTATACGGAGCAGCAGCAAGATCAGGTCCTCTCATCATAGGGTACTTCAAAAGAGTGAAAGTCTGATTAGAAAGCAATGTTAAAGTGACTACTTCCACATCATCTAAGGTGTTAAAAAGGCAGAATTTGGGGAGTACATATGTTTCTCTTTGGGGcataaaacaaaacctaaaaccaCTTCATGTTGTATGCCGAAATCAAATAAATCAGTCACCAGTACCACCTACTACTCCTATCTGTTGTAGTTATAAGTCAGTGTATTTGGAACAGGAAAGAGGCAAAGGAACACATATAGTTTAAATCTATTAATATGTCTTACAGGACCtccttcttgccttgagaaagtagaaaaataaaaacaaaactcagaaatACAGAAGCAATAGCAAATGTCATTCTGAGATGACAGAAATGACTGACTTGGCTGAAGAAAGTAGCAAGCAATCACCACATTCACTCTTAGATATCTGAGTATCTACTATGCACCCCTTAGGTAgtgaaaaagataaaaggaagataGAAGGCATTCCCAGCCTTCAAGCATTCTCACAGAGGAAGAAACAAGGagaaaacagaagtagaaatatatacataatattggTTGGGGTTGGTGTGGGGACTGCTATGATGAAAACAATCAAAAATCCAGATTAGGTTTGGGGTTGGTATGGGGACTGCTATGATGAAAACAATCAAAAATCCAGATTAGGTTAAGTGTTTTCGACAGTGGTGACACTTGAGCTGTATCTTAACAGTAAACAGGACTTAGTCAGGTGAAGAAAGGCAAGGGCAGGCCatcccaggttaaaaaaaaaaatgtggcatgtgttaaaaaaaaaaaaaaaccagacagcTAGGGACACACACCTAGGCAGGAGCCTGCATGTTATGTGGAGCATGCTTACAGGGAGTGGGCCTGGAGACACAGGCAGAGGCCAGGAGATACACAGCACCTGTCTCCTGAGGTGGGGTGGACTGAGGATGGGGAAATCAGCAGAGTCACTCATGAACACTGAAGAGAAAACCACATCTCGAGCAGAACAAGCTGGTCTAGGCAGGTGGAACATGAAGGTGTAGGTGGACAGGACCCTGGGAATCCCCAGCTTCCCGTAACTGCAGCTCAAAGGTTAATTTCTCATTTGTAGACAGAACTACATTTTgtaaggaggaaagagagacacCCACTTTCTGGTTAGACTGAAAATCATTAGTAGAAGACAATCATCATGAGGATAAAATCGCTACTTAAAAGTGTGTTTTACTACATAACTTGAAAGGTTTCCAACTTTCATTTTTACTGTCAAAGGGGCTTCCTGTCTACTACATCATCATGAAAAGGAACGTATCATATACACTCTAGGCTTCTCGACTCTTAGCTGAACACCCCGTTCATTACATTACACTGTCATTTTCTTCATTCCTCAACTGCCTAATCTAAGTAGCTCAGGAAGAGATTTAGAAAGGAAATGTGAAAGGCAAACCAACAATTTACTTCTCAAAACTTATTTTGGAAATTGTTCCCATCCCACTAACAAATCTGAGAGCAGGGACTTTAAAAGTGACAAGACATATAGACTAGATCCACACGTTtacctgatttttttctcttcttttaacccAGTGGAAGCAGACTAATTCTGTACCAGGAGACCAGCATCAGGAGTCAGCAGATGAAGGAAAAGCTTAGTCAGAGAGCAACGAGTGGAACCAGGAGAACACACGGCCACACAAGCCAAGGGAGGAAAACTTAGAAAGAAGTGGTGAACACTGTCAGATGGAAGAGAAAAGGACAGCGCttgagaagttttcttttttaatgacaaagACAACTTGACTAAGACAGAGACAATGGAGGATAGAGGCTAAAGAAAGGAGGAcacctaaaaaaacaaaatctcctCTCCAGAAGGGAAGGAGACTGTGAACAGAGACATTCACCTTGTTCAGAATTAGTTACAGCTTTTCCCTTGAGCTAGGAAGGAAGAGGCtggggcgggggtcggggggtggagggggggaaaGTACAGATAAATTTAAGGATGTAGGAAAATGAGGCTGAGGTGATTCATGTCTGATGGCTCCTAGCTTTCCAGTGAATTACAAGGTACTCAGaccaataaaagaaaacaagagtaaGAAAGATAAACTTGGTTTCATACCTGGGAAAGATTCTGCAGTGAGTTTCTAATATCATGCAACACTCTTCGCAACTGCATCTCAATGGCAGAAGGGGGGTTCACAGAGCACGCTCGGTAAGGGGAGGCAGCATGTCTGTGTGAGTAAGGACATCCGAGAGGGCACGGGAAGGCACTGCAGGCGGCGCCTGCTACACTGGGAACACTGTGAGTGCTCAGAGTTCTCATGTGTTCACACAGGTGCCTTTCCTGCCACTCCGAGTGGAGAGAGTGAAGGGAGCAGGTGGACTGAGATACAGGCGCTGGAGCAGGCAGCGAGCAGGCCGGAGTCCTCCGCTGATGGCACTCCTCCAGCCGCGTCACCTCACTCGGGGCATTGGCTTCTTTCTTCCCAGACGTCGGAGAGATGAAAATAGTGGATTTGACAGAAGACTGACcatcatgctcagtcacttctttCTCTAATCTCTGTTCCTCCTCCTGTGTATACTTGTAGGTGAAGGATGGTGGACTGCATCTGGTCTCTTTTCCAGGGGACAACCGGACATTgacagatgacacaacccttactGGGCTCAGCAAGGTGGTTGGTAAAGACTGAGACCTCCTTAGAGGATAGCCAGCTTTTGCAAACAGGTACCTCTGTTTTAACAGATCTTTTGACTTTATCAAACTACGCCCCACTCTTTGATTAGACAGACTACAAACCTTCATTTGCGCTCTTTGTAAAGCTGTATTAACTCTGTCCACAGAAGAGGGAGACCCCGTTGTATTTTCAGCCCCTTTCTCACCACATTTAGCTTCAATAGAAGCCAATGATTTAAGAATATGGTGGGTGGTATACTGGACAAATTCACATTCGCTGCTTTTATCCACATCACTTTCAGCACTTGCTTCCCTTAGTAATTCCACAGGCTGTGCTGGAGACACATCCTCTTTCCTTTCAGTAATTTCAGCAGCGTGATCCCCTGCACTCCAGGTGGACTGCTGATGTCCTATGTTCTCAACAGTCTGGCACAGGAGGGAATCCTGGCCATCTGACCTTTTCTCAGCAACTGTTgctgccttttctctttctatctGAGGACACGTAAGAGACTCCTCCTCTGATTCATTAAAATAAGGCTGgtcttgcactgttggtgtgaCAAGGTCTTCACCAAATGATGTGACTGTTGTCTCACTGTCGCAGCTATCTGCACTACTCCCCATGGCCTGCAAGGACTCATGAACCTGTGAAAGGAAAACAGGTAGAAGGATGGGGAACTCAAATAAGTAGTAGCATTAACAAAATACCAAACTGCTGTGAGGCTTCTTCACTTTCGGGGTCTCCCACCTTGGTTTTGGCCCTGGTGCTGCTCTAAACTGCTCTCAGTGTCCTTGATCAACAACTCTGCTTTCTCACAAAGAGTATTCCAGATCTTTACTAATTTCCTTAAATACCCCCTTTCAACACCcatctccttttcttcctggaagaggaaatggaaacccactccagtaatcttgcctgaaaaatttcacggacagaggaacctagctgACTACATTCcacgaggctgcaaagagtcggacatgacggggCAAATAAGCACTCCATTCCTTCCAACATAGGACACTGACTCAGAGAAAACGGACAAAAATGTCTTAACTTCTTCCTCAATACCTACAAACTTCCCTGTACCTTACCCCATCATTCCCTCCTCTCCATTCTGAAAGAAAACTGTGTCTCTTTTCAAAGCGAATCCCTCCAATCGATACTTCTGACCACCTCCTCTCAAAGGTTAGGGTATTTCTCCAGGTTCATCCCAGACTTTTCTGCATCAAGCTCTCTTTCTCTTAGCCTTCTCTTAGCCAAACAACTTTCCTAAATCATTATtgtataaaaaagacaaaaagacctGTAATCCTTAGCTATCATCCTTATTTGAAAAAAGAACATAATTCATATCTTCTCTGTCACTGATTTACTCTCCAATCACACTTCTCATTCAATGCATCAGAACTACTCACTTAAGTACTCAATTTCAGAATTAAacaaattttcatcttttcactcCAATGGCTACAGCTCTCCTTTTAAAAGTTTCTCCTCCATCTCTCAATTTTTATGCCTGCTGGATTATTCTTAGTCTCCTTAGAAACTTCTCACTGTCTACTCCTTAAATGCTGTTTCTAAGGtacttttttaggttctttttttctcttattccagttttctttaaaatttccttaCAGATGTTTAAAACACTTTTCACGTACATTGTGTACTGCACACATAAACTATAAGTTCCTTGAGAACAGTTTAAGACATGCCTGTCTTCTGGATTATCTAACACACTATAGCATAAAAGTCAAGTAATATTGAGCAAGCTATGAAACCACAGTTTTAGTTAgttattaattattataaaatactgaaatacaggcacaaattgtaaagaatctgcctacaattctggagacctgggttcgagccctgggtagggaagatcccctggaaaaaagaatggctacccacttaagtattcctgcctggaagattccatggacagaggagcctggcaaatcCATGCggtagcaaagagttagacaagactgactgactaacactttcattttctctcactGAAATACAATGatgatagaaaatttaaaaaaaaataaaataggttaaGGATTAAAATACTCTGTTTATTGGTGGTTCAAAAATGAAGAagcttttttggttgttgtttttaaatattcagtcagagaaagatgaataattAGTGTAACTTAACATTTATAGACAAATGGTCAGATAATAAGACTAAAACTCTAGGATACAGATGctatcatttgaaaaataaatattgcacaGATTCTCTTGAATATATAGACAGTGAAAAATCACCTAAATATAAAGAAGTTAATCATAACGCCTACTATGATAGGAAATATTACCTGAAGATGATTAAGCGAGAGGCAGTCTGTCGAATCTTCAGCAAAACCACTGCTATCAGAGTGCTGACTTGCAGTACGTAATAATTGAtctaccaaaaaagaaatgcagttaTACAAAACTGCTATATAGGACTTCGGTGAGTACCTTTATCACATgatttccaaaagatacatggTACACAACAGTGACTCTTTCTGAGAAAAGTATGCATCACTTATGCCAAATTGTGGCTTCAAAGCATAGGAAGTGACCTGAATtcaaataaaactgaatcacATCAGAAATTCTCAGTGTTGCAAATTAAGCACTAATTATCATGTATTTTGGTCTTATCCTTGGAGAACAACCTGCTGAAATGAAAAATggctctaataaaaattaaagtcccAAATAAACcattttcattatataaaatatgtaaagacaCTTAGGTGAAATCAGAAGTTTAAGTGCAGTGTATAAAACGTGTACGGGCTTCcttggtgctcagtggtaaagagtccacctgctaatgcaggagacagtgtGAGGCCTGGTCCACAAGGGCCCCACACGCCACGGAGCAGCTTGGCCACGGGCCACAACTACGCAGTCTGTGActagagcccgtgtgccacacccctggagcctgtgcatctacagcctgtgctccacaacgagcgAGGCCAGTGGGGTGAGAGGCCCACGCACCATCGCTATAaggcagcccctgctcgccacaccTAGGGAAGGCCTGTGTGTGGCAACAAAGGCCCAGCATGAccgaaaataaatacataaaattctgTGTATTTAAAAACACCTATTACCTtcccaataagaaaataaaaatacaattaaggccaacaaattaataatttatatacaagAAAACTTAAATGTCTCTGATGTTTCAAATGCTGCAAACATTTGTAAGTTATGAAACAATTATTTCTTAGCTGAATGAAAATCACATAGGTTCAACTAGAAGgtaatattgttaatttttatcATTCCTGGTTAGTAtaagctaaaaaaaatttttttaagtaactaaAAAAACCAACTAAGCACAGTAGGCATGATTACATGCCCAGTTACACTGTGAGCACCATAGTAGGGGAGACTTTACAGCTGTTACATTTACTGAGGATGACATTTCATGACACAGTCAAGTTCTGCAGAAGCAATAGGCTAAATACTCTGTGTTTACCAAGTCCACATTCATTTAAGATTTGAATGACAGGAAGTACTCCATAATATGTTTGAATAAAATCCAAAATTAATTATTGGTTGCCtgactttgaaaaatattctaattACCTTAGGTTCAACCTGGAGCAACATgaaatggaataatatttttcccattaaaaatgtaaaataattctgTAATGTTTTGAAGTCAAAAAAATTGTATAATATAAGGAACTGATCCATATCTTGATAAGTTTAGGTAAATTGTAATAATTGTGAAACTGAATTAGAGTAAGCTGTTACTACAGGTACTAATTATGCAGTACATTATCCGAGAAAATGATTAACATGCCACAGGAGTCATCACCATAATTGTATGTTTgcatacctttttaaaaagaaaaactagattGTCAGTATTCTGAGAACAGGAACCTTATTTATTCCTGTTTGTATCCCAAGTAACTAGAGCAAGCCAACAATAAAAACGTATTTGCTGAATTAATCAATCTCCATAAAGTTATCTCCATAAAGCAACAACAGACTTCAACAGTTGCTTAGAGGATTTAGAGGTGAAACTGCCCAATCTGCTTGGGCAAAGGGCAGCTGCCAAAGAGCCCAGGAAGCCCTGACCAGCTTCCCTCCGGTTCTCTCCCCTGAGTCGTCTTGGCCACCGTGCAGCACCGCCCGTGCCAAGCGCCTCCTCCGCAGTCAGCCCAGTctgaattcacacacacaccaggtcAAGTGTGGACTGCTTAGGCTTCAGAGCAGATGTCAGGCAGTGGAAAGAACAAGGAGACCTGGGTCAAGTCCTGGCTTTATCATCGTAAGCAGTAACTCCTCTCCTCAGAAAATGAGACAATAGTTCTCCTACCTTACCGTGTTACTTCAGAAACTAAGTAGAATGTAGGTGAAACCGTTTTTGTAAACTATAAATCACGATTGAGACTCTTCAGTCAGACATTTCAGTTTCACAAAAAGCAGAGTTTACCAAAGAAAAAGgcagaattaaaaagaaacagacttgtGTCCTAACTGAAGAGGTAAGAcattatttctaattaaaaagtaggaagttaaaGCAAACATTACAGTGAGAACAAAACAAAAGGTGCCAATTCTATTTATCCAGCATCACAGAGAAACAGTGCACCTGCATACCCTGCTAGGCCAAAGAAAATATTGAACATCTTTGGCAGTAAGGACACTATTGGACTGTTCTTAACATGCCTACTGAATGTTAACTTGTGACATGAGTTGCGTCACTAAACCTCTATTGTAAATCCTGGGACTGCATCTGAGATTTAGATTACTGTAGCTTCAGAAATTCTATTACCAAAGTGGGAAGCATTTTTATACATGCGCTGTGTGCATTTTTACTAAACTTGTGAGATGAATATATTACCAGTGATTCAAATTCTGCCACTAGGATTAACATACTTGCATATCACATCAAAATTTGGAaggctactttaaaaaaaatgactaaaacaCACTAttgttctttctccctctttcatgCATATACACAAAACTATTTTACTGTTAATTTACACAGATGTGATTCAAAAAAGAGTTACCATTTTTAGTTATGGCACCAGAAATAAGAGCTCCTACAGAAGACAAGAGGAAGAAACTCAGATGTGAATACAAACCACATTCCATCTTTCCCACTACAGGAAGCTTACTCCTCAAGGATCTTAAGGTAATTATACTGTTTTCATCCCCCTTTTGACACAGGGCAAGCTGCTTTATCCAATGCATCCCTTTACCTATCTAAAGCAAAGATTCCTGGATGGCTATGAACTCTGCCTTACAGCTCAGGAACACATATATTTATGGGctcacaaagggaaaaaaattaagcagtAAAGTTCATTTTGTGTCTGAGCAGAACTGTGGTACCCTAGGGAGAGTGGGGATCTTGTTTGTCAGTACTGTACtgcaatagaaaaagaaaatttatatgcaGATTGTTTCATATGGAGTCACTCCAGAGATCAGAAGAGAACATGTAATTTCCTATTCTAGGAACACACATATgaatcttgctttaaaaaaaaaacacaaaaaaacagggTGGTTCAGCATgtgtgaagttttaaaaataaatactcctACCTTCAGTGgtcatttaacttctcttctcctttcctttctccctaaaTCTCCAAAGCTTTACAACTTTGAAGATGATCAGACATGTTTTTCTTGTTgcaagttaaaagtgaaagaaattgaTTCAAAGGGTCTTTGGTCAATAATTAATAACTCAAGAGAAGAACAGTACCTACAGCAACTCACCTTTGATCTAGTTTGAATTTAACTAGCTTTAACTATCGCTGAGAAACTGATGTTTTCTGCCAGAGGCACATTCATGTATTATACCTAGGAGCTAGATTTAAGTAATGAAAACCCAGAGGTGGCTAATACAAGTCTACATCTCAAACATAAGCATGTAAAAAGCAGGCCTGACTTTGTTGCTCTACCACTTCCCATCTAGCCCTTGTGCAGAACTAAAACATTATTTAGAATACACATAACTGTGCAAGGAGGTCATTACAAGATAAGtgaattaaaattactttatGGGCACAAAAGTCTTCAGGAAGATACCAAAGATTCTACAATCAAACCATAATGAAGCATGCACACCTGtgttcttcatcttctttttatatttataagcACTGCAAACACTGACCGATGAAAAAACCCCTTTTCCACATCACCCAAAGACATTTCGGTAATGTGCTCAGATACCAGTGAGTACAGGCTTACTTACCTCTTTTTGACTTGTTAAGACCTAGCTGGTAAGTGGTTGGAACATGAGGAGCTTCTCCCTCTGTACTTTGGA
The window above is part of the Bos javanicus breed banteng chromosome 2, ARS-OSU_banteng_1.0, whole genome shotgun sequence genome. Proteins encoded here:
- the ITPRID2 gene encoding protein ITPRID2 isoform X1, whose protein sequence is MDRPLVASAEAEEELEWQVASRRRKAWAKCRGSWQASETEDLSTEATTQDEDEDEDDLSGTKLPAAAGRGNVPNEKIAIWLKDCRTPLGASLDEQSGSTLKGVLVRNGGSFEDDLSLGAEANHLHEIDAQIDNCSNILAKERRLQFHQKGRSMNSTGSGKSSGTVSSVSELLELYEEDPEEILYNLGFGRDEPDIASKIPSRFFNSSSFARGIDIKVFLSAQMQRMEVENPNYALTSRFRQIEVLTTVANAFSSLYSQVSGTPLQRIGSMSSVTSNKETDSPPPLTRSNTANRLMKTLSKLNLCIEKTEKGEGSTPSLAVDKGKMVNISVMEESGNKNDQKSQKVVKKKESSSVLATVKEEVSGSSAALVENSDIDGLSDEANSNFNHEAESGQSQETQSHENKLDEESGILETDLGGDFNMSSHSELENSGELKNVPLCTPEKEPCAPLMIPSIRNIMAQQKDSFEMEEVQSTEGEAPHVPTTYQLGLNKSKRDQLLRTASQHSDSSGFAEDSTDCLSLNHLQVHESLQAMGSSADSCDSETTVTSFGEDLVTPTVQDQPYFNESEEESLTCPQIEREKAATVAEKRSDGQDSLLCQTVENIGHQQSTWSAGDHAAEITERKEDVSPAQPVELLREASAESDVDKSSECEFVQYTTHHILKSLASIEAKCGEKGAENTTGSPSSVDRVNTALQRAQMKVCSLSNQRVGRSLIKSKDLLKQRYLFAKAGYPLRRSQSLPTTLLSPVRVVSSVNVRLSPGKETRCSPPSFTYKYTQEEEQRLEKEVTEHDGQSSVKSTIFISPTSGKKEANAPSEVTRLEECHQRRTPACSLPAPAPVSQSTCSLHSLHSEWQERHLCEHMRTLSTHSVPSVAGAACSAFPCPLGCPYSHRHAASPYRACSVNPPSAIEMQLRRVLHDIRNSLQNLSQYPMMRGPDLAAAPYSTQKSSVLPLYENTFQELQVMRRSLNLFRTQMMDLELAMLRQQTMVYHHMTEEERYEVDQLQSLRNSVRMELQDLELQLEERLLGLEEQLRPVHLPSAFRPSALMGMCGSRSADNLSCPSPLNVMEPVTELMREQSYLKSELGLGHGEMGFEIPPGESSESVFSQATSESSSVCSGPSHASRRTGVPPIDSVGKPKTHLVPSKKLFRASVALTPTAPSRTGSVQTPPDVESSEEAGATEETSEAVGPKSEVEEEQGKVSLLPAAEEVHKNVEQDELQQVIREIKESIVGEIRREIVSGLLAAVSSSKASNSKQDSH